The genomic window TAATGGTCGCGACTTGCGGCCGGCGCCGGTCAGGTCGCGGTGGTCTTCCAGGCCCTCGGGTCCCTCACGACAAGCGCATCACACGGCAATTCCTCCATGATCTGCTTGGCGACACTGCCGATCAGCACGTCAAAGAACGCACTGCGCCCGTGCGTTCCCAAGACGACAAGATCGATGTCTCTGTCGCGCACATAGTCTCGCAAGAGCGCGCTCGGTGTTCCGAACTCGATGAGAGGCCGCGCACGTTTTCGGATCGCCGCGCCGGAGGGGATGGAGTTGAGAAACGCGTCATATTCCTGCTGGACGGAGTCTTGATAGTCCCGGCGATATGTTGCGGGATCGGTCGCGAGCCCGCTCATCACCGGATCGTAGGCATGGAAGATCGTCAGCGGATCTGACGGAAAATAACGGTCCGCCGCTTCGAGGGCATGGCGCGAGGATTCGGAGAAATCGGTTGCCACGAGGATGTGATGATAATGCCGTCTCGCCCTGTTCTTGACGACCAGGACGGGTAGAGGTGAATCGCGAAGCAGGCGGTCTATTGTCGTTCCCAGAAGGAAGCGTCCAAGCGGTTCGTCGCGGGCGACGCCGGTGATGATGAGATCGCAGTCTCGCGCCTCGGCGGTCCGCAGGGTCGCATCGGCCGGATTGCCCTCGTCGATGACGATCGTCGCCGTATTCGCCACCGGACCGACGTCGTCGATGAGCTGCCTTTGAGCAATTTTGAATGGATCGGGCGGACGCTTCCAGGACGGCAGAACAATATCCGTGTCCCAGGAGCGGACATCTTCGAGGACATTTAGAATGATGAGCTTGGCTTGCCACAGCTCAGCGAGCAGCACCGCCCGGTCCAGTGCACGGTCGCAGCGCGGGCTGAGATCCGTGGCAAGCAGGATTTTTTTGGGTGGTCCGCTCATCCAGCGCGGCGCGTTCATATGGCAATCCTTCCGCTTTCGTCTGACTCAAATGATTGAGAAATATCCGTTCGCTCGTCGTCCGGAAACCGAGGGATATTATGGCTGCGACAATCGGCTCCAGCATGTCATTTAACGATAGCAAAGTTGAATATTTTGAGAATTCTCAATCCGCCTTCTCAATGATTGTGGAAGATTAAATTGTCGCGCCGGCTGCATCCGATTCTGAAACAGGCGTATCTTTTCCCGCATGCAGGGCATATCCGAGGATTCCGCAGATGCAATTGCGCGCACGCCGCACCACCACGCGGTTGGTGATGTTCTGGCGGCTTTGCAGACCCACGCCGAGTCGGGCTTAGACCCGGCAGAGGCCGCGCGGCGTCTGGCGCGCTACGGCAGAAACGAGCTTGCCACCACGGCGCCGCGGCCGACATGGCGGAAATTCCTCGACCAGTTCACCTCTCTGCTGGTGATTCTATTGCTCGTGGCGGCGGCGATTTCAGCCGGCCTCTGGCTTTACGAACGCGAGTCCGTGCTGCCCTACGAAGCCATCGCGATTTTCGTCATCGTCATCCTCAACGCCTTCATGGGCTACATCCAGGAAGCCCGGGCCGAACGGGCCGTCGCGGCGCTGCGGGATCTGTCGGCCGCGCGCGCCAAGGTGCTCCGCGGCAATACAAGGCAAGTCATCTCGGCGACCGAGCTCGTTCCGGGCGACATCATTTTCGTCGAGGAAGGGGACACCATTCCGGCTGATGCGAGGCTGATCCAGTCTACCGCCCTGCAGACGGCTGAGGCCGCGCTTACGGGCGAGAGCCTGCCGGTTTCAAAGGACACCACCCCGGTCGTCGGTGAAGCGGAAGTCGGCGATTGGCACAACATGGTGTTTGGCGGCACCACGGCCGTTTACGGACACGGCCGCGCCGTCGTGACGGCGACCGGAATGCGGACGCAGATGGGCCGGATTGCCGACATCCTTGAGAGGGCGCCGGACGAGACGACGCCGCTCCAGAAAGAACTCGACCGCGTCGGCAGGATAATCGCGGTCACGGTCGTGGTGATCGCCACGGCAATGATCGGCACCATCTTGCTTGTCAACGAAGTGCATGGCTTCCGCGATTTGTTCGACGTGCTGATCCTGGGGGTCGCGCTTGCAGTTGCCGCCGTTCCGGAAGGATTGCCAGCCGTCGTCACGGCCGTTCTCTCCCTTGGTGTCCAGCGCATGGCGAAGAAGAACGCCATCATTCGGCGCCTCGCCGCCGTGGAAACGTTGGGCTCGGCGACGGTCATTGCTTCGGACAAGACCGGCACGCTGACGCGAAACGAGATGACGGTGCGGCGGGTCGTCACGGCAAGCGGCTGCGCCAATTTGTCGGGCACGGGTTATGTGCCGAACGGCAAGGTGGATCTTGTCGGCGGTCAATTGGACAGCGGCGCTTTGCAGTTCGAGCTTGTCCGCGCCTTGTCTGCGGCCGATCGGGCCAGCAATGCCGCATTGCAGGAATGCGACGGAGACTGGATCGTGCGGGGCGACCCGACAGAAGGGGCACTGATTGTGGCAGCGCGCAAGGCCGGCCTGTCGGCGGGATCGCTGGCCGCGCGTTTTTCCCGGGTCGGGGAAGTGCCATTCTCTTCCGAACGCAAGCTGATGAGCACGGTGCATACCGATGCGGAACGGAATGAACGTCTGATCGCAGTCACCAAAGGGGCGCCGGATGTTCTGCTTGGACGCTGCTCGCATGAACTTGTCGGCAAGGATGCGGTACCGCTGACCGACGCGCGGCGGTCCGAGATCGTGGCAAGTAACGATGCATTGGCAGCGGAGGCGCTGCGCACGCTTGGCGTTGCCTTCCGCTCGCTGCCGATCGATGCGATGGGAAGCGATTCATTCGATGAAGATGTAGAGCGCGACCTCGTCTTTCTCGGCCTGATCGGCATGATGGACCCGCCGCGACAGGAAGCGCGCGACGCCGTTGCGCGTGCGAGTGCAGCAGGAATTCGCTCCATCATGATTACGGGAGATCATCCGAGGACGGCGGCCGTCATTGCCGCGGAACTCGGCATAGGGTCCGGGCAGCGTGCCGTCAGCGGTGCCGAGCTTGCAGCGATGTCGGATGAAGACCTCGACCGGACGATGCGGGATGTGTCGGTTTATGCGCGCGTCAATCCCGAGCACAAATTGCGGATCGTCACCGCATTGCAGCGGGCAGGCGAAACGGTTGCGATGACGGGAGACGGTGTCAACGACGCGCCGGCGCTCAAAGCAGCCGATATCGGCGTGGCAATGGGTATCACCGGAACCGACGTTTCCAAGGAAGCCGCCGATATGGTGCTGGCGGACGATAACTTTGCCACCATCGTCGCTGCCGTCGAGGAAGGGCGGGCGATCTTCTTCAATATCAGAAAGTTCCTGCGCTACCTGCTCTCGTCGAATATCGGAGAGGTTGCGACCATGTTTTCCGGCGTGCTCCTCGCCGACATGATCGGACTGTCTGTCGCAGGAGACAGCGGCCTCGTGCTTCCGCTGCTGGCGACGCAGATATTGTGGATCAATCTGGTTACGGACGGGGCGCCCGCGCTTGCGATCGGCGTCGACCCGGCAGATCCTGGCGTGATGACGCAGCCGCCGCGCCCGCGCGGTGAAGGCGTGATCACAGCCCGCATGTGGGCCGGCATCTTCTTTGTCGGAATCATCATGGCAGCAGGGACGCTTCTCGTGCTCGACGCCTCCCTGCCGGGAGGACTGATCGAAGGGTCCGGCACCGTCGCCTACGGTCAGACGATGGCTTTTACGACCCTCGTGATGTTCCAGCTTTTCAACGTCTTCAATGCGCGCTCGGACGAGGAAAGCGCATTTTCGAGACTGTTCAGCAATGGCTGGCTCTGGGCCGCGGTCGCGCTTTCGCTGCTGCTGCATGTCGGCGTGATCTATACGCCGTTCCTGCAGGAGGCATTCTCAACCGTGGATCTGAGCCTCCGCGATTGGCTGTTTTGCACGGCCGTCGCCAGTTCGGTGCTGTGGCTGCGCGAACTCAGCAAGATTATGACAGGGGCATTCCGATCGTCATCCTCGCCCCGAGACGTCGCTCAAAGCCCCAGCCGGGGGTGAAATTCACCGCCAGTTCCGACAGGCGGTCAACCCGGCCTTGCGGAACGGGAGCAAAAACCCTATGCCAACTGGGCCTTTGGCGGCATCGGGGCATAGCGCAGCCTGGTAGCGCATCTGCTTTGGGAGCAGAGGGTCGCAGGTTCAAATCCTGCTGCCCCGACCAGCCTTCGGGCTATGGCTTGGCAAGCGGCCCGAATGCGAACGGTGAAGGCTGTCGCGCCAGAGCCTTGGCGAGGGCGGACGACAGCCGTGGGTCGAGATTGAGGTCTGATAGGAAGAATATGACAGCCCGCATCTACAAACCGGCGCGTACTGCGATGCAGTCCGGCACTGCCAATACCAAGGACTGGGTTCTGGATTACGAACCCGGCGCGCCGCGGGTGGTCGAGCCGCTGATGGGCTGGACCAGCTCCACCGACATGAACAGCCAGGTGCGGCTGCGCTTCGCCAGCAAGAAAGAGGCGATCGCATATTGCGAGCGGCACGGCATTGCCTATCAGGTGGCGGAGGACAAGGCGCCGACGCGCCGGACCATCGCCTATGCCGACAATTTTGCATTTCAACGCCGGGGAATGTGGACTCATTAGAGTCAAAGTCCCCGGACCCGAGCAGGGGCGATCGATGACATCGAATCTGCGTTTTCAGAATCCGGCGACGCTGTCGAAGCCGCCTGGCTACAGCCATGTCGTCGAGGTGATCGGGCCGGGGCGCATTGTCTATATTGCGGGTCAGCTCGGCCTTGACCGCGACGGCAATGTTGTCGGCGCGCCCGGCGATTTTCGCGCACAGATCACGCAGGCGTTCGAGAATCTGAAACTGGCGCTGGCCTCGGTCGGCGCGGGATTCGAGCATGTGGTGAAGATCACGAATTATCTGACCGACATGTCGCATCTGCCGATCTTCCGCGAGGTGCGCGACAGCTATTTCAACATGGCGGCGCCGCCGGCCAGCACGACCATCGAGATTTCTAAATTTGCCCGGCCCGGCGCGCTATTCGAAATCGAAGCCGTGGCGGTGCTGCCAGTGTGAGCGAATTTTCGAACCAACCACCCTAATTCTGGCGAACGTCGGAATTGGACACTAGGCCTTTTGAGGTAGGCTGCGCGGGCCGGTCGCGTCATTTTTGCGGCGGTTTTTCTGCTAATGTTGCTCGACGAATTATCTGCGGTGACGACGAATTATCTGAGGTGACACTGTACTTTTGCAGAGGCATCAGGTGTCAGGAACGGTCGGCAGGCGGATGCGATTTCTGGTGAGATCGTTGTGTCTCGCCGTTGTTGCCCTGTCGGCGCCGCTCGCGGCCGAACCTGTGTCGGTCGATCGCAGTGTGAAGGCACAATCCGGCCGCGACGTGCGCGTGGGCGTTTTCACCAGTCTCAAATCCGACTGCACGGCGGGACAATTGCCCACCCTGCGTCTCAAGGAGACGCCGAAAAACGGAACGGTGACCGTCAAGCAGGGGCGCTGGCGCGCCACCAACATCAAGCGATGCCTGGCGACGGAAGTGCCGGCCTTCATCGCGATCTACCGCTCGCAGCCGGATTTTTCCGGCAGCGACGAACTGGTGCTGGAGGTCGTGACTGCAAATGGCAAGATTCAACTGCAACGCATTCAAGTCACAGTCGAAAAGCCGCCGGCCGGGCAGTCGCTCTGAGCTGCAAAAATCTGGGAATTTGCTGTTAACTATTTGAAATGACAATATTTTTGGCGACCCCGGGAGGACTCGAACCTCCGACCAACAGCTTAGAAGGCTGCTGCTCTAATCCACTGAGCTACGGGGCCGCATCTGCAAACACATATCGGCAGAGTGGGACGGGCGCCAGCGCCCTGTATGGCGACAATTTGAGCGCATGGTTTGAACCGTCGGCGTCTCCCGCGCGACAAAAAACGTCTCATGCCGTCACGAACCCGACAATTTTTACCGCTGACCTGATGAAACCCCGCCGGCCTCGATTCTGACCTGCCGGCCGGCACCGGGGAGGAGGATTCTGCCCATGTTTGCGCATCTCCGTGCGGGCCTTGCCGCCGCGCTCGTCGCCTTTGCGTGTCTGCCTGCGGCCGCGGCCGACAAATCGTTCGAGCGCGACGATCTCGCGCAAGCCGCGATCCGGCTCGAAGCGCAGATCAAAAGCGATGCGGGACAGGTCGGAAAATCCGCCGCGCAATTGCGCAAGGAGATCGACGCCGCCTTCCAGCGCAACGATTTCCGCGGCGGCCTGCAGCTTGTCGGGCAGCTCGCGGCGATTGCGCCGCAGGATGCGTCGAACTGGCTGCGGCTCGCCCGCACCGTCCAGCAGATCAGGCCGGCCAACAGCAGCGAAAGGACCATGCTGCTGGAGCGGTCCGGCACCGCCGGCTATCTCGCCTACAAGCGCACCAAGGACCGCGGTGAGGAAGCCGACGCCCTGGCCATCATCTCGAACAGCTACGCGGAGCGGAAAATCTGGCGACCGGCGCTCGATGCGCTGCGGCTGTCGCTCGATCTGCGCGAAGTGGCGGAGCTGCGGGCGCAATATGAGAAGATGCGGGAAGATCACGGTTTCCGTCTCCTCGACTACAGTGTTGATGCGGATTCAGCGTCTCCTCGGGCCTGTTTCCAGTTTTCCGAAAGCCTTCCCGGGCGGCGGACGGATTTCTCACCCTTCGTCGCCGTCGAGGGGCAGGACCGGCCGGCGATCACCGTCGATGACAAGCAGCTTTGTGTCGAAGGCCTGAAACATGGCGAGCGCTATCAGGTGACTTTGCGCACCGGCATGCCGTCGACGGTCAAGGAAACCCTGGCGCGCTCTGCCGAAATGAATGTCTATGTGCGCGACCGCAGGCCGCTGGTGCGTTTCACCAACAAGGCCTATGTGCTGCCGCGGACCGGCCAGCAGGGCATTCCCGTCGTCAGCGTCAATACGCGCGCCGTCGAGATCGAGATCTATCGGGTCGGCGACCGCAATCTCCTCAACACCGTACTCGACAGCGACTTTCAGCGCGCGCTTTCGCGCTACGAGATCGAGCGGCTCGCCGATCAGCAGGGTGTCAAGGTCTGGAATGGCGAACTCGCCGTCGAGCAGACGCTGAATGCCGACATCACGACCGCTTTTCCCGTCGATCAAGCGGTGGGTGAGCTGCAGCCCGGCGTCTACGTGATGACGGCGACGCCGAAGGGGCTGCCGTCCGACGACGATTACGGGTCTCTGGCGACGCAATGGTTCATCGTTTCCGATCTTGGACTGACATCCTTCTCGGGCAATGACGGCATCCATGCCTTTGTACATTCGCTCGCCAGCGCCGAACCGAAGGGCCAGGTCGAGGTGCGGCTGCTGTCGCGCAGCAATGAGGTGCTTGCGACCAAACGCACCGATGCGAACGGGTACGTTCAGTTCGAAACCAATCTGGCGCGCGGCGAGGGCGGGGCGTCGCCGGCGCTTCTGGTCGCATCCGACGGCAAGACGGATTACGCATTCCTCAGCCTGAAAGCGCCGGCCTTCGATCTCACCGATCGCGGCGTGGCGGGCCGGCGCACGCCGGCCGGGCTCGATGCCTATGTCTATACCGAACGCGGCGTCTATCGCTCCGGCGAGACCGTGCACATCACCGCGCTTCTGCGCAATGCCGCGGGCGTTGCCGCGCTGAACGCGCCGCTCACGCTTGTGGTGGAGCGGCCGGACGGCGTCGAATATCGCCGCGTCACGTTGCAGGATCAGGGATTGGGCGGGCGCTCGCTCGATCTGCCGATCACAGCGTCGGCGTCGACCGGAACCTGGCGGATCCGCGCGTATACAGATCCGAAGCGCCCTGCCATCGGCGAGACCGCCTTCATGGTCGAGGACTATGTGCCCGACCGTCTCGAATTCGAATTGAAGGCGCAAAGCGAGAAGATCGCGCGCGATATTCCGGCCGAGATCGCACTTGAGGGCCGCTTCCTCTATGGTGCACCCGCCGCCAATCTCGACCTCGAAGGCGAGGTGAACATCGTCCCGGCGAAATCGCTGGCCGGATTTGCCGGCTATCAGTTCGGCGTTGCCGACGACGAATTCTCGGCCGAGCAGCAATCGCTGGACGACCTGCCGCAGACCGACGAGCAGGGCAACGCGCATTTCACGGTCAATCTTGACAAGGTGCCGGCGATGCAACGCCTCTTGGAAGCGCGCATCACCGTGCGCATGGCGGAATCCGGCGGCCGCGCGGTCGAACGCAAGATCACGCTGCCGGTGACGCCCGGCGGCAACATGATCGGTGTCAAGCCGCTCTTTTCCGGCAAGGCGCTCGGCGAGAATGATCAGGCTGCTTTTGACGTCGTCATGGTGCAGCCGGACGGCAAGGCCGTGGCGCGTCAGGGCCTGCGCTATGAACTCTTGAAGATCGAGTCGCGCTACCAATGGTACCGGCAGGGCGGAAGCTGGAATTTCGAGCCGATCAAGTCTGCCCGCCGTATCGCTGATGGCACGATCGACACTGCCGCGGGAACGCCCGGCCGGATTTCCCTGCCGGTGACCTGGGGCCGCTATCGTCTCGATGTGTCTGATGTCAATGGCGCGATGACATCGGTGTCGTTCGATGCAGGCTTCTATGCAGAGGCGACAGCCGACACGCCCGACCTGCTCGAATTGGCGCTCGACAAGCCGGAATACCGCGCGGGCGAGGCGATGAATGTCGCCGTCACTGCGCGCAGCGCCGGCCGCGTTACCCTGCATGTTGTCGGCGATCGCATGATCGCGACACAGACCGCCGAGGTGAAGCCCGGCCTGAATACTGTGAAGCTCGCTGTCGGAAAGGACTGGGGCAACGGCGCCTATGTGGTCGCGACCTTGCGGCGGCCGCTCGATGTGCAGGCCAAACGCATGCCGGGCCGCGCCATCGGCGTGCAATGGTTCTCGGTCGATCGCAAGGCGCGCACGCTGGCGCTCGACATGCAGA from Pseudorhodoplanes sp. includes these protein-coding regions:
- a CDS encoding RidA family protein — protein: MTSNLRFQNPATLSKPPGYSHVVEVIGPGRIVYIAGQLGLDRDGNVVGAPGDFRAQITQAFENLKLALASVGAGFEHVVKITNYLTDMSHLPIFREVRDSYFNMAAPPASTTIEISKFARPGALFEIEAVAVLPV
- a CDS encoding cation-translocating P-type ATPase — its product is MQGISEDSADAIARTPHHHAVGDVLAALQTHAESGLDPAEAARRLARYGRNELATTAPRPTWRKFLDQFTSLLVILLLVAAAISAGLWLYERESVLPYEAIAIFVIVILNAFMGYIQEARAERAVAALRDLSAARAKVLRGNTRQVISATELVPGDIIFVEEGDTIPADARLIQSTALQTAEAALTGESLPVSKDTTPVVGEAEVGDWHNMVFGGTTAVYGHGRAVVTATGMRTQMGRIADILERAPDETTPLQKELDRVGRIIAVTVVVIATAMIGTILLVNEVHGFRDLFDVLILGVALAVAAVPEGLPAVVTAVLSLGVQRMAKKNAIIRRLAAVETLGSATVIASDKTGTLTRNEMTVRRVVTASGCANLSGTGYVPNGKVDLVGGQLDSGALQFELVRALSAADRASNAALQECDGDWIVRGDPTEGALIVAARKAGLSAGSLAARFSRVGEVPFSSERKLMSTVHTDAERNERLIAVTKGAPDVLLGRCSHELVGKDAVPLTDARRSEIVASNDALAAEALRTLGVAFRSLPIDAMGSDSFDEDVERDLVFLGLIGMMDPPRQEARDAVARASAAGIRSIMITGDHPRTAAVIAAELGIGSGQRAVSGAELAAMSDEDLDRTMRDVSVYARVNPEHKLRIVTALQRAGETVAMTGDGVNDAPALKAADIGVAMGITGTDVSKEAADMVLADDNFATIVAAVEEGRAIFFNIRKFLRYLLSSNIGEVATMFSGVLLADMIGLSVAGDSGLVLPLLATQILWINLVTDGAPALAIGVDPADPGVMTQPPRPRGEGVITARMWAGIFFVGIIMAAGTLLVLDASLPGGLIEGSGTVAYGQTMAFTTLVMFQLFNVFNARSDEESAFSRLFSNGWLWAAVALSLLLHVGVIYTPFLQEAFSTVDLSLRDWLFCTAVASSVLWLRELSKIMTGAFRSSSSPRDVAQSPSRG
- a CDS encoding alpha-2-macroglobulin; this encodes MFAHLRAGLAAALVAFACLPAAAADKSFERDDLAQAAIRLEAQIKSDAGQVGKSAAQLRKEIDAAFQRNDFRGGLQLVGQLAAIAPQDASNWLRLARTVQQIRPANSSERTMLLERSGTAGYLAYKRTKDRGEEADALAIISNSYAERKIWRPALDALRLSLDLREVAELRAQYEKMREDHGFRLLDYSVDADSASPRACFQFSESLPGRRTDFSPFVAVEGQDRPAITVDDKQLCVEGLKHGERYQVTLRTGMPSTVKETLARSAEMNVYVRDRRPLVRFTNKAYVLPRTGQQGIPVVSVNTRAVEIEIYRVGDRNLLNTVLDSDFQRALSRYEIERLADQQGVKVWNGELAVEQTLNADITTAFPVDQAVGELQPGVYVMTATPKGLPSDDDYGSLATQWFIVSDLGLTSFSGNDGIHAFVHSLASAEPKGQVEVRLLSRSNEVLATKRTDANGYVQFETNLARGEGGASPALLVASDGKTDYAFLSLKAPAFDLTDRGVAGRRTPAGLDAYVYTERGVYRSGETVHITALLRNAAGVAALNAPLTLVVERPDGVEYRRVTLQDQGLGGRSLDLPITASASTGTWRIRAYTDPKRPAIGETAFMVEDYVPDRLEFELKAQSEKIARDIPAEIALEGRFLYGAPAANLDLEGEVNIVPAKSLAGFAGYQFGVADDEFSAEQQSLDDLPQTDEQGNAHFTVNLDKVPAMQRLLEARITVRMAESGGRAVERKITLPVTPGGNMIGVKPLFSGKALGENDQAAFDVVMVQPDGKAVARQGLRYELLKIESRYQWYRQGGSWNFEPIKSARRIADGTIDTAAGTPGRISLPVTWGRYRLDVSDVNGAMTSVSFDAGFYAEATADTPDLLELALDKPEYRAGEAMNVAVTARSAGRVTLHVVGDRMIATQTAEVKPGLNTVKLAVGKDWGNGAYVVATLRRPLDVQAKRMPGRAIGVQWFSVDRKARTLALDMQTPDVMRPNSPLRIPVKVGGLNAGEEARIVIAAVDVGILNLTNYKPPAPDEYYFGQRRLSAEVRDLYGQLIDGMQGTRGQIRSGGDGGAPALEGSPPVQKPLALYSGIVTVKPDGTAEVVFDIPAFAGTARVMAIAFSRDKLGAATKDVIIRDPVVVTATLPRFLLTGDRGTLHVEIDNVEGEVGDYLVSAKTEGAVAIEGTGQRPIYLRAKQRDRLSLALTGSSAGAGEVNIRVTGPNGFSSERTYPIPVKPATQVATRRTVKPIAKGESVTLSNDLFDDLVPGSGQLAISVAPSTALDAATLLKALDRYPFGCSEQITSRALPLLYVNELASSQQLALDTDVDQRIRDAIDRLLARQGSNGSFGLWSVGGDEPWLDAYVTDFLTRARERGFVVPDVAFKLALDRLRNFVATAPEPGKDGGRDLAYALYVLARNGNAPLGDLRYIADTKLGDLATPIAKAQIAAALGFLGDKPRAERAYNAALDAIAPQPKLQFGRTDFGSVLRDAAALVTLASEGNAPRQTVSGALSRIDAARNLSPYTSTQENAWLVLAARAISKDKGGVSLNVNGEARQGPLFRNMTAASLQTAPFIVTNSGEGDVQAVISVSGAPLVPEPAAEHGFSIQRDYYTLDGEQTDIAQVTQNQRFVVVLKVTEQQPQFGRIIVADYLPAGFEIDNPRLVSSGDTGTLDWIENAQEPVHSEFRDDRFTAAFERQAKDAPVFSVAYVVRAVSPGRYVVPQAYVEDMYRPDRFGRAATSEMDVTAAR
- a CDS encoding ETC complex I subunit, with product MTARIYKPARTAMQSGTANTKDWVLDYEPGAPRVVEPLMGWTSSTDMNSQVRLRFASKKEAIAYCERHGIAYQVAEDKAPTRRTIAYADNFAFQRRGMWTH
- a CDS encoding universal stress protein — protein: MNAPRWMSGPPKKILLATDLSPRCDRALDRAVLLAELWQAKLIILNVLEDVRSWDTDIVLPSWKRPPDPFKIAQRQLIDDVGPVANTATIVIDEGNPADATLRTAEARDCDLIITGVARDEPLGRFLLGTTIDRLLRDSPLPVLVVKNRARRHYHHILVATDFSESSRHALEAADRYFPSDPLTIFHAYDPVMSGLATDPATYRRDYQDSVQQEYDAFLNSIPSGAAIRKRARPLIEFGTPSALLRDYVRDRDIDLVVLGTHGRSAFFDVLIGSVAKQIMEELPCDALVVRDPRAWKTTAT